In the genome of Eggerthella sp. YY7918, one region contains:
- the galE gene encoding UDP-glucose 4-epimerase GalE, which produces MANKSLAKNHADTCVLVTGGAGFIGSHTCVELLNAGYAVVIVDDLSNSSEVAVNRVRQIAGLVPDDPRLAFYKANILDREALDRIFSEHDVDAIIHFAGFKAVGESVQKPLEYYWNNVAGTLVLCEVARDHDVKNLVFSSSATVYGEPEFIPITEDCPKHDATNPYGWTKSMLEQVLSDLYVGDNEWNVVLLRYFNPIGAHESGLIGEDPKGIPNNLLPYVAQVAVGKLACVGVFGDDYDTPDGTGVRDYIHVVDLARGHVAALDWMAGKVGTGEPRGLGSVAGEPAADGTRRGVGIFNLGTGTGSSVLDVVHAFERACGKTLPYEIKPRRAGDVAINYAACDKAREELGWVAEYDLDRMCADSWRWQSMNPDGYASA; this is translated from the coding sequence ATGGCGAATAAGAGTCTAGCCAAGAACCACGCTGATACGTGCGTACTGGTAACCGGAGGAGCAGGGTTTATCGGCAGCCACACCTGCGTAGAGCTTTTGAATGCCGGATACGCTGTTGTTATCGTTGATGACTTGAGCAACTCAAGCGAGGTTGCGGTCAATCGGGTACGCCAAATCGCGGGCCTCGTCCCAGACGATCCCCGCCTCGCATTCTACAAAGCGAACATCCTGGATCGGGAAGCGCTCGACCGCATCTTTTCGGAACACGATGTTGACGCCATCATCCACTTTGCTGGCTTCAAAGCCGTGGGTGAAAGCGTGCAGAAACCGCTTGAGTACTACTGGAACAACGTTGCAGGTACGCTCGTGCTGTGCGAAGTTGCGCGCGACCATGACGTGAAAAATCTTGTGTTCTCATCAAGCGCCACTGTGTACGGTGAACCCGAGTTCATCCCCATTACTGAAGATTGTCCCAAGCATGATGCCACCAACCCCTATGGCTGGACTAAAAGCATGCTCGAACAGGTGCTGAGCGACCTGTATGTGGGCGATAACGAGTGGAACGTGGTACTTTTGCGCTACTTCAACCCCATCGGCGCGCATGAAAGCGGTTTGATCGGCGAGGACCCGAAGGGCATTCCCAATAATTTGCTGCCCTATGTGGCACAGGTGGCCGTTGGAAAACTTGCCTGCGTGGGCGTTTTCGGCGATGACTACGATACGCCCGACGGCACGGGCGTGCGCGACTATATTCACGTGGTGGACCTCGCACGAGGTCATGTGGCTGCCCTCGATTGGATGGCCGGCAAGGTGGGCACCGGCGAACCTCGTGGGCTGGGTTCGGTCGCTGGCGAGCCTGCTGCCGATGGCACTCGGCGCGGTGTCGGCATTTTCAATCTTGGTACCGGCACGGGTTCTAGTGTACTTGACGTTGTGCACGCTTTCGAGCGTGCGTGCGGCAAAACGCTCCCCTACGAAATTAAGCCCCGTCGCGCGGGAGACGTCGCGATTAACTACGCCGCCTGCGATAAAGCCCGTGAAGAATTGGGCTGGGTTGCCGAATACGATCTTGATCGCATGTGTGCCGACAGCTGGCGCTGGCAGTCGATGAATCCCGACGGCTACGCAAGCGCATAG
- a CDS encoding RNA polymerase sigma factor: MARFYESRNIDDSQAQYRIVVRTPDGKRTEINLPRQVFEGIEELQREFWRTERRETRHSLHLASMDEASLAPNNPEKDPELIFMEKLESEALFQAFQQIPAAQRRRFLMRHLLGMPTAKIAEVERCSDRAVRRSISLARENLKEILSSGF, encoded by the coding sequence ATGGCCCGATTTTACGAAAGCAGGAACATTGACGACTCCCAAGCCCAATATCGCATTGTGGTGAGGACGCCTGACGGCAAACGAACCGAGATAAATCTGCCCAGGCAAGTATTCGAGGGCATAGAGGAACTTCAGCGTGAGTTCTGGCGAACGGAGCGCCGCGAGACAAGACACTCACTACACTTGGCGTCGATGGACGAAGCCTCTCTTGCCCCCAACAATCCCGAAAAAGACCCAGAGTTAATCTTTATGGAGAAGCTGGAATCCGAAGCGCTGTTTCAAGCGTTCCAGCAGATACCCGCCGCACAACGCAGGCGTTTTCTGATGAGGCACTTGCTTGGTATGCCCACGGCGAAGATAGCCGAAGTAGAGAGGTGCTCCGATCGCGCAGTGAGACGCAGCATCAGTCTTGCGCGAGAGAACCTGAAAGAGATTCTCTCTTCCGGTTTCTAG
- a CDS encoding helix-turn-helix domain-containing protein has product MTARPFVPCQACDAENRIVSRSAEMAHYERRAEAAFDDEALCGADPGGLFLPALEPYPYMMTPCQIAEFTGLTSQGVRKLLAAGEMRGVKFGSKWLVPKLCLLRYLNRREDGGENDEDAQMRQARGSR; this is encoded by the coding sequence ATGACCGCGCGGCCTTTCGTCCCTTGTCAAGCATGCGATGCGGAAAATCGCATCGTTTCGCGCTCTGCCGAAATGGCTCATTATGAGCGTCGCGCGGAGGCGGCGTTTGACGACGAGGCGCTTTGCGGGGCCGACCCTGGCGGGCTGTTCCTGCCCGCGCTCGAACCGTACCCCTACATGATGACCCCCTGCCAGATAGCCGAGTTCACGGGCCTCACGTCGCAGGGCGTGAGGAAGCTGTTGGCGGCGGGCGAGATGCGCGGGGTCAAGTTCGGGTCGAAGTGGCTGGTTCCCAAGCTCTGCCTCCTACGCTATCTGAACAGGCGCGAAGATGGAGGAGAGAATGACGAAGACGCTCAAATGCGACAAGCCCGTGGATCTCGATGA
- a CDS encoding 4'-phosphopantetheinyl transferase codes for MIGFPKFNSGFLASLLPEEVFSSEYLGSFYGFPLIGKEKEISRSFSSKRLKEFSVGRKCARNALSHLGFNDPPILIGTNREPIWPKNICGSITHCRGYAAAAVTSDYRFRTIGIDAEPNNPIESEIYSLIMSKKEIKQMGELTCSQPNISWDRLTFSAKESVYKAWFPTYGKWLDFTDCEVMFYLDSHRPNNQPKELVVGRYHAQLLKSKRSYSCNGQWAFVPFFNLLITTTAGSLTES; via the coding sequence GTGATTGGCTTTCCTAAATTCAATTCCGGTTTTTTAGCCTCCTTACTACCAGAGGAAGTGTTTTCTTCAGAATACCTGGGGTCTTTTTACGGTTTTCCTCTTATTGGGAAAGAAAAGGAAATATCACGAAGTTTTTCTTCTAAACGCCTGAAAGAGTTTTCCGTTGGGCGCAAATGTGCTCGCAACGCTCTCTCGCATCTGGGCTTCAATGACCCTCCTATCCTCATCGGTACCAACCGAGAACCGATTTGGCCCAAAAACATATGCGGGAGCATTACGCATTGCAGAGGATATGCCGCTGCCGCAGTCACCTCAGATTACCGATTTCGAACTATCGGGATTGACGCCGAGCCGAATAACCCCATTGAATCAGAGATATACAGTTTGATAATGAGCAAGAAGGAGATAAAACAGATGGGTGAGCTTACCTGCAGTCAGCCAAATATATCTTGGGATAGGCTGACTTTCAGCGCGAAAGAATCTGTCTACAAGGCATGGTTTCCAACGTATGGGAAGTGGCTCGATTTCACTGATTGCGAGGTCATGTTTTATCTGGATTCACATCGTCCCAACAACCAACCCAAAGAACTGGTTGTTGGGCGCTACCATGCCCAACTGCTTAAATCAAAAAGATCATATTCCTGCAACGGACAATGGGCATTTGTGCCATTTTTCAATCTCCTCATAACGACAACAGCAGGCTCTTTGACGGAATCTTGA
- a CDS encoding FAD-binding protein, whose amino-acid sequence MELDRRNFLKGAALTAVGAVGATALAGCAPTSKEDADAAKQSAGTPDGEAYNTAAAAQRKWSFEIPPEPIADSDIKETIEADLVVVGCGTSGLMTANSAAEAGVDTIIVSASTKPVSRGGSNNAVYCKAFEEQGYPRVPVEQYQKEIFFQTHKVDQRKWYLHYNNSETAMNWAIDLMEKAGYGITIEIGTPDDEDSLYLQRTAAVGWNLNGQTPPEEGLEVVTGKMQPLFVWELARHLEEDLGGKIYYKNIAEQLIREDDNTGRVTAVICKREDGSYAKYVGKKAIVLATGDFSGDRDMMQCFCPETAQYVMDDVYDKEPDWDQGFKYGGIYKGQGQKMGLWVGAAWQKSFPNCTMGAYWGPGPRNLYSNHMGLLVDRDGQRYMNEDCDVPVASQHIMMLPERKAYAIWDAGYAKHEPISGDWTNDSMMTGEEAITAAVASWDESASGKNPNFVKGDTIEEVVEKLGLPKEAVETVKRYNELAAKGVDEDFHKDPKHLHAIEEGPFYGEVVDNFGFLTVLGGLNTNVHMQVCDADDKPIPGLYNVGTMVGDMFSGTYSFMIEGANYGMTCVTFGYLTGKYIAENE is encoded by the coding sequence ATGGAACTTGATCGCAGAAACTTTCTTAAAGGAGCAGCACTGACGGCAGTAGGTGCCGTGGGCGCGACGGCGCTTGCCGGTTGCGCTCCGACGTCAAAGGAAGATGCGGATGCCGCCAAGCAGTCCGCGGGTACGCCGGATGGCGAGGCCTACAACACTGCTGCCGCAGCGCAGCGCAAGTGGTCGTTCGAGATTCCGCCCGAGCCCATCGCGGATTCCGATATCAAAGAGACCATTGAGGCTGACCTTGTGGTTGTGGGTTGCGGCACCTCGGGTCTTATGACCGCCAACAGTGCCGCCGAAGCCGGCGTGGACACCATCATCGTTTCCGCCTCCACCAAGCCAGTGTCACGCGGCGGTTCTAACAACGCCGTGTACTGCAAGGCATTCGAGGAGCAGGGCTATCCGCGCGTGCCGGTCGAGCAGTATCAGAAGGAAATTTTCTTCCAGACGCACAAGGTGGACCAGCGCAAATGGTATCTGCATTACAACAACTCCGAAACGGCCATGAACTGGGCCATCGATCTTATGGAGAAGGCTGGCTACGGCATCACCATCGAAATTGGCACGCCTGACGACGAGGACAGCCTGTACCTGCAGCGCACGGCCGCGGTGGGCTGGAACCTCAACGGCCAGACGCCTCCCGAGGAAGGTCTTGAGGTGGTAACCGGCAAGATGCAGCCCCTGTTCGTGTGGGAGCTCGCACGCCATCTTGAGGAAGATTTGGGCGGTAAGATCTACTACAAGAACATCGCCGAACAGCTCATCCGCGAAGATGACAACACCGGTCGTGTGACCGCAGTTATCTGCAAGCGCGAGGACGGCAGCTATGCCAAGTATGTTGGCAAAAAGGCAATTGTGCTGGCTACCGGCGACTTCTCGGGCGACCGCGATATGATGCAGTGCTTCTGCCCCGAGACCGCTCAGTATGTTATGGATGATGTGTACGACAAGGAACCCGACTGGGATCAGGGCTTCAAATACGGCGGCATCTACAAAGGCCAGGGTCAGAAGATGGGCCTGTGGGTTGGCGCTGCCTGGCAGAAGAGCTTCCCGAACTGCACGATGGGCGCGTATTGGGGTCCCGGCCCGCGCAACCTGTATTCCAACCACATGGGTCTGTTAGTTGACCGCGACGGTCAGCGCTACATGAACGAGGATTGCGACGTACCTGTTGCCAGCCAGCACATCATGATGCTGCCCGAGCGTAAGGCCTACGCTATTTGGGATGCCGGTTATGCGAAGCACGAGCCCATTTCTGGCGACTGGACAAACGACTCCATGATGACGGGCGAGGAAGCCATCACGGCAGCCGTGGCCTCGTGGGACGAGAGCGCGTCGGGCAAGAACCCGAACTTCGTGAAGGGCGACACCATCGAAGAAGTGGTGGAAAAGCTCGGCCTGCCGAAGGAAGCGGTTGAAACGGTCAAGCGCTACAACGAGCTGGCTGCGAAGGGTGTCGACGAAGACTTCCACAAAGACCCCAAGCATCTGCACGCCATCGAAGAAGGCCCCTTCTACGGCGAAGTGGTCGACAACTTTGGCTTCCTGACGGTGCTCGGCGGCCTGAACACCAACGTGCATATGCAGGTATGCGATGCCGACGATAAGCCGATTCCGGGCCTGTACAACGTAGGCACCATGGTGGGCGACATGTTCTCCGGCACCTACTCGTTCATGATCGAGGGTGCAAACTACGGCATGACCTGTGTGACCTTCGGCTACCTTACCGGCAAGTACATCGCCGAAAACGAGTAG
- a CDS encoding helix-turn-helix domain-containing protein, with amino-acid sequence MQQTATHSSLIDGDPDATRFAPILAENVVYLRKQAKINKKTFALMVGIGRPFLNKIENGTANARLSVIVKMADALGTTPDYLLTAHPTPPATNDRMPSRAIRHARLA; translated from the coding sequence ATGCAGCAAACGGCCACACATAGCAGCTTGATCGACGGCGATCCCGATGCCACACGTTTCGCTCCCATTTTGGCGGAAAACGTGGTCTATCTGCGTAAACAGGCGAAGATCAACAAGAAGACGTTTGCCCTCATGGTGGGAATCGGGCGACCCTTCCTCAACAAGATTGAGAATGGCACCGCAAACGCACGTCTGTCCGTCATTGTCAAAATGGCTGACGCTCTAGGGACGACACCCGATTATCTTCTGACTGCCCACCCGACCCCGCCGGCAACCAATGATCGTATGCCATCGCGAGCGATACGACATGCACGGTTGGCATAA
- a CDS encoding LCP family protein, translating into MTSRNSRTNRPTARSSRVPQSARAIRSARAAQSGRIASRSEVSSFSRNGSASSGAYRSAFKPGSQGRSANNAFGRQSAVGQYSRNNPAYSKKAKKMGRGKKIAIGVFAAVLIAVVGGGSAFALWINSINDQLNRGTKTEEELTALQDVLAPPTSYSEPFYMMLIGSDKRENSDEMGARSDTNIAVRVDPSNGLITLVSIPRDTMTDVDGYGTQKFNAVYNYGGAPATIREANQLLGIEISHYAEVNFEELVALVDAVGGVDVVVDEYIDDPDAGNIVIPEGEQHLDGEAALVFSRSRAYADGDFTRTANQRKLISALVEKVLALPVTELPGVIQKAAQCVTTDMSVSDIVSLAQQFKEKGDLTIYSGMVPSTTGYVGETSYVFTDETALRQMMRVVEEGGDPSTVEASGYIPEGATSGPSSVGSSGYSDSTWYDDGSSASAQGSGYDTSGGYVDDGSGNQGIDSGTLDGTDPGTVSGGGTETAPYSEEAA; encoded by the coding sequence ATGACTTCGAGAAATTCTCGCACTAATCGCCCTACGGCGCGTTCGTCCCGGGTTCCCCAATCGGCTCGGGCTATTCGCTCGGCACGGGCAGCACAATCGGGTCGCATCGCTTCGCGCAGCGAGGTTTCGTCATTTTCTCGCAATGGCAGCGCTTCATCGGGCGCTTATCGGTCAGCCTTCAAGCCTGGAAGCCAAGGCCGCAGCGCCAACAACGCGTTCGGTCGTCAGAGCGCCGTGGGCCAATACTCGCGCAACAATCCTGCCTATTCCAAAAAAGCAAAAAAGATGGGACGCGGCAAGAAGATTGCCATCGGAGTGTTCGCGGCTGTTCTTATTGCGGTCGTCGGAGGCGGATCGGCTTTTGCTCTGTGGATCAACTCCATCAATGACCAGCTTAATCGCGGCACAAAGACCGAAGAGGAACTCACCGCGTTGCAAGACGTGCTGGCCCCGCCTACGAGCTACTCTGAGCCGTTCTATATGATGCTTATCGGGTCTGATAAGCGAGAAAACTCCGATGAAATGGGTGCCCGTTCAGACACGAATATCGCTGTACGAGTCGATCCCTCCAACGGGCTTATCACCCTTGTTTCTATCCCTCGTGACACGATGACTGATGTCGACGGGTATGGCACGCAGAAGTTCAATGCCGTGTACAACTACGGTGGCGCCCCGGCAACAATCAGAGAAGCGAATCAGTTACTCGGCATAGAGATATCCCATTACGCCGAAGTCAACTTTGAGGAACTTGTTGCTCTGGTCGACGCAGTGGGCGGTGTTGATGTTGTGGTGGATGAATATATCGACGACCCCGATGCCGGTAATATTGTTATCCCTGAGGGCGAACAGCACCTCGATGGCGAAGCGGCGCTCGTGTTTTCGCGTAGTCGCGCCTATGCCGATGGCGACTTTACGCGTACTGCCAACCAGCGAAAACTGATAAGCGCTCTGGTGGAAAAGGTGCTTGCCCTGCCGGTGACCGAACTCCCGGGGGTTATTCAGAAAGCGGCCCAATGTGTGACGACTGACATGTCGGTCAGCGACATTGTTTCGCTCGCCCAGCAGTTTAAGGAAAAGGGCGACCTCACTATATATTCGGGTATGGTTCCCTCAACAACGGGCTATGTCGGAGAGACCTCGTATGTGTTTACTGACGAAACCGCACTCAGGCAGATGATGAGGGTTGTCGAAGAAGGAGGCGACCCGAGTACGGTCGAAGCGTCGGGCTATATACCCGAAGGGGCGACAAGCGGCCCGAGTTCCGTGGGATCTTCGGGATACAGTGATAGTACGTGGTACGATGATGGCTCCAGCGCATCCGCGCAGGGAAGCGGGTACGATACCAGTGGCGGTTACGTTGACGACGGCTCAGGCAATCAGGGAATAGACTCGGGGACTTTGGACGGCACCGATCCAGGTACCGTGAGCGGTGGCGGAACCGAGACAGCTCCGTATTCTGAAGAGGCAGCGTAA
- a CDS encoding VanZ family protein, protein MKQTQAKDISSRKQPRVFVVVSWALVVVWAGFIFFMSSNTGTGLNEGLGVFSGIYRALQGMQERLLGPDADVISSVAHFCEYTVFGLVLANALRHHMTLRRACLIAFVCASLYGVTDEIHQLFVPDRMCDPIDWIVDTAGGALGSGLFYAVRKSSWS, encoded by the coding sequence ATGAAACAGACTCAAGCAAAAGATATCTCGTCTCGCAAGCAGCCGCGCGTGTTTGTTGTTGTCAGCTGGGCGCTGGTCGTCGTATGGGCGGGTTTCATTTTCTTTATGTCGTCGAATACGGGAACCGGACTCAATGAGGGATTGGGTGTGTTTTCAGGCATATATCGCGCGCTTCAAGGTATGCAGGAGCGCCTTCTGGGCCCGGATGCCGACGTTATCTCGTCGGTGGCACATTTCTGCGAGTACACGGTGTTTGGTCTGGTGTTGGCCAACGCGCTTCGACATCACATGACGCTGCGTCGTGCCTGCCTCATAGCCTTTGTTTGTGCAAGCCTTTACGGCGTGACCGACGAGATTCATCAACTGTTTGTTCCTGATCGCATGTGCGATCCCATTGATTGGATTGTTGATACTGCAGGAGGAGCGCTCGGCTCGGGACTCTTCTATGCAGTTCGAAAAAGCTCGTGGTCGTAA
- a CDS encoding response regulator transcription factor: MGTAFNQIEDQRRHMRQWKDSIAAHPFLSISFGLYWMQTILLFQSPYLFLDPSPLGDLSALPKGTVLLVASVLTYLLWSLGFRRANRFSEARWFPFGLCTILVLGAVLYCVYPALMQGHSDLAVVTYLAGSVLIGCGTANICLETGRVFGYLGPLQVLFHGIAAIFLGTIGALALSLFPADIGRIVLILMPIPMVACLWKTIAGFPQRELYNQGLRTTVHIPTKFLVTSLFQGLALGVMHSILIANAGNSSLVISAGYIVAVALLFFCAIAVKNNFDVLIYRIGFPLMAGGFFAVGMFEPALLPGALCLDAGYSFQYLMTCSLCAYLAKGLGQPPIWIIGTGTACLLAGQFVGSVLDMLIADWHVLAIFIAFVLLLAALFMTSSRNIRLGWGAVSPGEGEPAASAGDNLAVARQLLATEHQLSKRETEVFDLIVRGYSRKAIGRELVLSEETVKTHTGRIYQKFLVHSKQELIELTTQRARTIEQ, encoded by the coding sequence ATGGGAACCGCGTTTAATCAAATAGAAGATCAACGACGCCATATGCGCCAATGGAAAGACAGCATTGCCGCCCATCCATTTCTGAGCATCAGCTTCGGACTGTACTGGATGCAGACTATTTTGCTGTTCCAAAGTCCTTATCTCTTCCTTGATCCTTCACCGCTCGGCGATCTTTCGGCATTGCCAAAGGGTACCGTGCTCCTGGTGGCAAGCGTGCTCACCTATTTGTTGTGGAGCCTGGGTTTTCGCCGCGCAAACCGCTTCAGCGAAGCGCGCTGGTTCCCCTTTGGCCTGTGCACCATATTGGTGCTAGGAGCGGTGCTGTACTGCGTCTATCCCGCGCTCATGCAGGGGCATTCCGATCTTGCGGTGGTCACCTATCTTGCGGGATCCGTCCTCATAGGATGCGGCACCGCCAATATCTGTTTGGAAACGGGCCGCGTATTCGGCTACCTCGGGCCGCTTCAGGTGCTCTTTCACGGCATTGCCGCCATCTTTCTGGGGACCATCGGCGCTTTGGCGCTTTCCCTGTTCCCTGCCGACATTGGCCGCATCGTCCTTATACTCATGCCCATTCCCATGGTGGCCTGCCTCTGGAAAACCATTGCCGGCTTTCCGCAACGCGAACTCTACAATCAGGGCCTTCGCACGACGGTTCATATTCCGACCAAGTTCCTCGTGACCTCGCTGTTCCAAGGGCTTGCCCTCGGCGTGATGCACAGCATTCTTATCGCCAACGCGGGCAATTCCTCGCTCGTGATCAGTGCGGGGTATATTGTCGCCGTCGCCTTACTGTTCTTCTGCGCCATCGCGGTGAAGAACAACTTCGACGTGCTTATCTATCGCATTGGCTTTCCGCTTATGGCGGGAGGCTTTTTTGCGGTGGGTATGTTTGAGCCGGCGCTGCTTCCCGGTGCTCTTTGCCTGGATGCCGGATACAGCTTTCAGTATTTGATGACCTGTTCGTTGTGCGCCTATCTGGCAAAGGGCCTTGGTCAGCCGCCTATCTGGATCATCGGAACAGGAACGGCATGCTTGCTTGCGGGACAGTTTGTGGGCAGCGTGCTGGATATGCTCATTGCCGACTGGCACGTGTTGGCCATATTCATCGCCTTCGTGCTGCTGTTGGCCGCTCTGTTCATGACCAGCAGTCGCAATATCCGTCTGGGATGGGGCGCCGTCAGCCCCGGCGAAGGAGAACCCGCCGCGAGCGCTGGAGATAACCTTGCCGTAGCCCGCCAGTTGTTGGCAACCGAGCATCAGCTGTCGAAGCGCGAAACCGAGGTGTTCGATCTCATCGTGCGCGGATACAGCCGCAAAGCCATCGGACGCGAGCTCGTTCTATCCGAGGAAACGGTCAAAACGCATACGGGTCGCATCTATCAGAAATTCCTCGTGCATTCGAAACAGGAGCTGATCGAACTGACCACGCAACGAGCACGTACGATCGAGCAATAA
- a CDS encoding HAD family hydrolase: MDTQISPCFDTLIFDLDGTLLHTLPDLVVLTNAALQDQGFPARTEEEIHSFVGNGVQALMYQAVPSTATPEQAETAMRRWKELYPIIGNKLTVPYPHIPEVLAKLKEQGVHLGVLSNKFDQGVQDVINLYLPDFFEVIHGESETIPRKPDPTGLLRTIEELGSTPARTAYVGDSGVDVAVARNAGVFSIGVSWGYHDAEQLKEKEADVVIADAQELLRFAHV, from the coding sequence ATGGACACCCAGATATCTCCTTGTTTCGACACGCTTATCTTCGACCTTGACGGAACGCTTCTGCATACGTTGCCCGATCTTGTCGTTCTTACCAACGCCGCATTGCAAGACCAGGGATTTCCTGCGCGGACCGAGGAAGAGATACACAGCTTTGTGGGCAATGGCGTGCAGGCGCTCATGTATCAGGCGGTCCCTTCAACCGCCACACCCGAGCAGGCCGAAACGGCGATGCGCCGCTGGAAAGAACTGTACCCCATCATCGGCAACAAGCTGACCGTGCCGTACCCTCATATACCTGAGGTTCTTGCCAAGCTCAAGGAACAGGGCGTGCATTTGGGGGTGTTGTCCAACAAGTTTGACCAGGGCGTTCAGGATGTCATCAACCTTTACTTGCCCGACTTCTTCGAAGTCATTCATGGCGAGAGCGAAACCATCCCGCGTAAGCCCGATCCCACGGGGCTGTTGCGCACCATAGAAGAACTCGGTTCAACGCCTGCCCGGACGGCCTATGTAGGGGATTCGGGCGTTGATGTGGCCGTTGCGCGCAATGCGGGAGTTTTTTCCATTGGTGTTTCATGGGGCTATCACGATGCCGAGCAGCTAAAAGAAAAAGAGGCTGATGTGGTGATAGCGGATGCCCAGGAACTGCTCCGGTTTGCACACGTTTAG
- a CDS encoding tyrosine-type recombinase/integrase, with amino-acid sequence MTKTLKCDKPVDLDEARKAKGLPRRKRDDPKATAYELRIRVPAEFQGVMGRKKLSRTVFARNKREELRARIAEFEEDANRMLEDRTTGVGIGAQDVSPLSPATPFGEYVERYIALRSNGAIGRQTLANERRYAEYLREVIGLIPLRDLTAMDVERCLLQVPEISRRWANERVEEWKRKREQAVREGNRRKKKPLGSPRVAGPDMQHKILKFCREILNDALDRELVQKNVAKARFLSKNFKKSRPLIDPLMEEDAARFLHEVKALPLSPFKVACLALFSSGMRPEEALALKMGGVNVGGVPSARITGSLEHGTAEIVEYTKSDSSYRTVPIDDYTSREIGRWIEEKSRRLRAMGIRPGPSTPLVGELDKPLTYNVLKKQWQRFVEKVGFEGVRPYALRHTFATINLARGENIKTISVILGHASPSYTLDLYVGYIPSTSRELSNRYVSRLESLPQAA; translated from the coding sequence ATGACGAAGACGCTCAAATGCGACAAGCCCGTGGATCTCGATGAGGCGAGGAAGGCGAAGGGGCTTCCCCGCAGGAAGCGCGACGACCCGAAAGCGACCGCCTACGAACTGCGCATCAGGGTGCCCGCCGAGTTCCAGGGGGTCATGGGGCGCAAGAAGCTGTCGCGGACGGTGTTCGCCCGCAACAAGCGCGAAGAACTCAGGGCGCGCATCGCCGAGTTCGAGGAAGATGCCAACAGAATGCTTGAAGATAGGACGACGGGGGTGGGCATTGGGGCGCAAGACGTTTCACCGCTGAGTCCCGCAACGCCTTTCGGAGAGTACGTTGAGCGTTACATTGCGCTCCGCAGCAATGGGGCCATAGGAAGGCAAACCCTAGCCAACGAGCGGCGATACGCCGAGTACCTGCGTGAGGTAATAGGGCTTATCCCCCTTCGCGATTTGACGGCGATGGACGTGGAGCGATGCCTGCTTCAGGTGCCCGAGATTTCGCGGCGGTGGGCAAACGAGCGCGTGGAGGAATGGAAAAGGAAACGCGAGCAGGCGGTGCGCGAGGGGAATCGACGGAAGAAGAAGCCGCTCGGCTCCCCGCGCGTTGCCGGGCCCGATATGCAGCACAAAATCCTCAAATTCTGCCGCGAGATCCTCAACGACGCGCTGGATAGGGAGCTCGTGCAGAAGAACGTGGCGAAGGCGCGCTTCCTCTCCAAGAACTTCAAGAAGAGCCGCCCGCTCATCGACCCTCTCATGGAGGAGGATGCGGCGCGGTTCCTCCACGAAGTGAAGGCGCTTCCCCTGTCGCCTTTCAAGGTGGCGTGCCTCGCCCTTTTCTCCAGCGGGATGCGCCCCGAGGAAGCACTCGCTTTGAAGATGGGCGGCGTCAACGTCGGCGGCGTCCCTTCGGCGAGAATCACCGGGTCGCTCGAACACGGGACGGCGGAAATCGTTGAGTATACGAAGTCCGATTCGTCGTACCGCACGGTTCCTATCGACGATTACACCTCCCGCGAGATAGGCAGATGGATAGAGGAGAAGAGCAGACGCCTGCGCGCCATGGGCATCAGGCCCGGCCCAAGCACGCCTCTCGTGGGAGAACTTGACAAGCCCCTCACCTACAACGTGCTCAAGAAGCAGTGGCAAAGGTTCGTGGAGAAGGTGGGGTTCGAGGGCGTGCGCCCCTACGCGCTGCGGCATACGTTCGCCACCATCAACCTCGCTCGCGGCGAGAACATCAAGACCATCTCCGTCATCCTCGGACACGCGTCGCCGTCCTATACGCTCGACCTCTATGTGGGCTACATCCCCTCGACAAGCAGGGAGCTATCCAACAGGTACGTCTCACGGCTCGAATCGCTGCCGCAGGCCGCATAG